In Mongoliitalea daihaiensis, one DNA window encodes the following:
- the cysM gene encoding cysteine synthase CysM, protein MYIEKLIGNTPLVGLRTIPTNPGVQIYCKLEGQNPGGSVKDRAAYNMLKSALDRGTIQADANLVEATSGNTGIALAMVANFLGLHMTLVMPDNSTKERILSMEAYGAKVILTPAAKTIEFSRELAEKMAREEGYVMLDQFANPDNYMAHYYSTGPEIWKDTEGKVTHFVSAMGTTGTIMGVSKYLKEQNPAIQIVGTQPTDGSNIPGIRRWSPEFLPKIFDPSRVDRVIDVSQEQATTMTRRMAKEEGILAGMSSGGALHAALQIAQELDHGVIVCITCDRGDRYLSSDLFG, encoded by the coding sequence ATGTATATTGAAAAACTTATAGGGAATACTCCTTTGGTTGGACTTCGTACCATCCCAACAAATCCAGGAGTTCAGATATATTGTAAATTGGAGGGACAAAACCCTGGCGGATCTGTGAAAGATAGAGCAGCTTACAATATGCTGAAATCTGCTCTTGATAGAGGAACGATTCAAGCGGATGCTAATTTGGTAGAGGCTACGAGTGGGAATACGGGCATTGCATTGGCGATGGTTGCTAACTTTTTGGGTTTGCATATGACTTTAGTGATGCCAGATAACTCAACCAAAGAGCGGATTTTATCCATGGAAGCGTATGGTGCAAAGGTGATTCTAACACCTGCGGCAAAAACTATCGAATTCTCTCGTGAATTGGCAGAAAAGATGGCCCGTGAAGAGGGTTATGTCATGTTGGATCAATTTGCCAATCCGGACAATTACATGGCTCACTACTACAGCACAGGACCTGAAATTTGGAAAGATACGGAGGGGAAAGTCACCCATTTTGTGTCTGCTATGGGTACGACAGGCACAATTATGGGCGTGTCCAAATACCTAAAAGAGCAAAATCCAGCTATACAGATTGTAGGAACTCAACCTACAGATGGTTCCAATATACCCGGAATCCGTCGGTGGTCACCTGAATTTTTGCCCAAAATCTTTGACCCTTCCCGTGTAGATCGAGTGATTGATGTCAGCCAAGAACAGGCTACAACAATGACTCGAAGAATGGCGAAAGAGGAAGGGATTTTGGCAGGTATGAGCAGCGGAGGAGCCCTTCATGCGGCGCTTCAGATTGCACAGGAATTAGACCATGGAGTCATTGTCTGTATCACATGCGATAGAGGGGATCGCTACTTAAGTTCTGATTTGTTTGGTTGA